A single window of Deltaproteobacteria bacterium DNA harbors:
- a CDS encoding AbrB/MazE/SpoVT family DNA-binding domain-containing protein — MRTTVKVREKYQVTIPEDVREKIPLKVGERVEVIARGQEIVIHPVINIPRSQAWFWSKEIQQKTRKADENFKSGNFKRYKNIDSLINDLKDE; from the coding sequence ATGAGAACCACAGTAAAAGTCAGAGAAAAATATCAAGTTACAATACCGGAAGATGTGCGGGAAAAAATACCCTTAAAAGTAGGGGAAAGGGTAGAAGTTATAGCCCGCGGACAAGAGATTGTAATCCATCCTGTCATAAATATCCCTCGCAGTCAGGCATGGTTTTGGAGCAAAGAGATTCAGCAAAAAACAAGAAAGGCAGACGAAAATTTTAAATCTGGAAATTTTAAACGATACAAGAATATAGACAGCCTGATTAACGACCTGAAAGATGAATAA